A window of the Streptomyces griseochromogenes genome harbors these coding sequences:
- a CDS encoding RDD family protein, whose amino-acid sequence MLKLRRAAAWFIDFALVVTAAWLLAVFTFHRITGLVTDVPELATRGGFDLLTSRGDVVDASKAFGLSLWDTVVLDVEEAFGALVVVTFLYQWACLTLLGRTLGKGLLGLRVTPRRSRHCVRRAAVTTAADVAVYALACVLLIEGHFVLSVVVWGVAVVLFLVNALPVLSPGGRSLADLLAGTSVEGILRRAEHTAWGGVPRG is encoded by the coding sequence GTGTTGAAGCTGCGCCGTGCCGCGGCCTGGTTCATCGACTTCGCTCTGGTGGTGACGGCGGCCTGGCTGCTCGCCGTGTTCACCTTCCACCGGATCACCGGGCTCGTGACCGACGTACCCGAACTGGCCACCCGGGGCGGCTTCGACCTGCTGACCTCGCGCGGGGACGTCGTCGACGCCTCCAAGGCGTTCGGTCTCTCGCTGTGGGACACGGTGGTGCTCGACGTGGAGGAGGCCTTCGGCGCGCTCGTCGTCGTCACGTTCCTCTACCAGTGGGCCTGTCTCACGCTGCTCGGCCGCACCCTCGGCAAGGGCCTGCTGGGCCTGCGGGTCACCCCGCGCCGCTCCCGGCACTGCGTGCGCCGGGCCGCCGTCACCACCGCCGCCGACGTCGCCGTGTACGCCCTGGCCTGTGTGCTGCTGATCGAGGGTCACTTCGTGCTGTCGGTGGTGGTGTGGGGGGTCGCGGTGGTGCTGTTCCTGGTCAACGCGCTGCCCGTGCTCTCCCCCGGCGGCCGCTCCCTCGCCGACCTGCTGGCCGGCACCTCGGTCGAGGGGATCCTCCGACGGGCGGAGCACACAGCGTGGGGCGGCGTACCCCGGGGGTGA